In a genomic window of Flavobacterium crassostreae:
- the efp gene encoding elongation factor P has product MASTSDIKNGLCIKYNNDIYKIIEFLHVKPGKGPAFVRTKLRSLTNGKVLDNTFSAGHKIEEVRVENHKFQYLYPEGDDFHFMNTETFEQISLNKNILDSPGLLKEGENVMVSINTETDLPLSVDMPSSVVLEITYAEPGVKGNTATNATKSATVETGAIVNVPLFINEGDKIKIDTTSGAYMERVKE; this is encoded by the coding sequence ATGGCATCTACATCAGATATTAAAAACGGATTATGTATTAAATATAATAATGACATTTATAAAATCATTGAATTTTTGCATGTTAAACCAGGAAAAGGACCTGCTTTTGTAAGAACAAAATTAAGAAGCTTAACCAACGGAAAAGTATTGGATAACACCTTTTCAGCAGGACATAAAATTGAGGAAGTACGGGTAGAAAACCACAAATTTCAATACCTATATCCCGAAGGAGATGATTTTCATTTTATGAATACAGAAACCTTTGAACAAATATCTTTAAACAAAAACATACTAGATTCACCAGGGTTATTAAAAGAAGGAGAAAACGTAATGGTAAGCATCAATACCGAAACGGATTTACCACTTTCTGTAGACATGCCTTCGTCGGTAGTTTTAGAGATCACCTATGCAGAGCCAGGAGTAAAAGGAAACACTGCTACAAATGCCACTAAATCTGCCACCGTAGAAACAGGAGCAATAGTAAACGTGCCTTTGTTTATCAATGAAGGAGACAAAATTAAAATCGACACCACTTCAGGGGCATATATGGAGCGTGTTAAGGAATAA
- a CDS encoding carboxypeptidase-like regulatory domain-containing protein codes for MLSFAFKISNTFVPVLFVNVSNAWNLSKNKRLIVNAGGLYFELLFVSFLFLIYFFNNRFELLFISFVILVQMLFQFNPFIRTDGYWILSDFLDIPNRKQKSLMELKKTFLIYKNPKIQINKPLFIYGLIGFLLSYLVIFGAFIKDNSVIYIFGNASKLFFDYKNNSFNFLHVLVFLASILFYILLIKEGLMLLKSIKNFKKTVFLATLLLISFEGFSQCQLIGKVVDINKHPIAYATIWSKSNPTGVVSNENGAFSININQQSTNDTIYLSHIGFKKALLKISNCNKTEFTLEDDVIQLSEVAILSIKGIDIINKVKEKIPSNYPVNATVNSIYFNYEVKNDNAFLAYFDGELNLNIPNYNKNNSLDARLISLKLNVNNLDKIKNFYSPSPKSIIASFFPLNLPFIKNEKDYTFEVNKFTSDKETYYNVTFIPKNSQKKWQYQGNFIVDSKTFAITESNFNLVKNVQNKDTSISIGLSNSKTVTSSNSEEYVVKYKLVGNLYYNNFLKYATDVSFYDSKIDKTQNIFIQSVLLTNGFNSNPKSEELKAGKNFNLYNLKTQKAENTKNKNSYLNIDWDKKIKKLKEENPELND; via the coding sequence TTGTTAAGTTTTGCTTTTAAGATTAGCAATACATTCGTTCCTGTTTTATTTGTAAATGTTTCAAATGCTTGGAATTTATCAAAAAATAAAAGATTGATTGTCAATGCTGGCGGTCTCTATTTTGAATTACTATTTGTTAGTTTTTTATTTTTAATTTACTTTTTTAACAATAGATTTGAATTGTTATTTATTAGCTTCGTAATTTTAGTACAAATGTTATTTCAGTTTAATCCTTTTATCAGAACCGATGGCTATTGGATTTTGTCTGACTTTTTAGATATTCCAAATCGTAAACAAAAATCACTAATGGAACTAAAAAAAACATTCTTAATTTATAAAAATCCAAAAATTCAGATTAATAAACCCTTATTTATTTATGGATTAATCGGTTTTCTTTTAAGTTATTTAGTCATATTTGGGGCATTTATAAAAGATAATTCTGTAATCTATATTTTTGGAAATGCTTCAAAATTATTTTTTGACTACAAAAATAACTCTTTTAATTTCTTGCATGTTTTAGTTTTTTTAGCGTCTATTTTATTCTATATTTTGCTAATCAAGGAAGGTTTAATGTTATTAAAAAGTATTAAAAATTTTAAAAAAACAGTTTTTTTAGCAACACTATTATTGATAAGTTTTGAGGGATTTTCTCAATGCCAATTAATTGGTAAAGTGGTAGATATAAATAAACACCCTATCGCATATGCAACTATTTGGTCAAAATCAAATCCGACTGGTGTGGTTTCTAATGAAAATGGTGCGTTTTCAATCAATATAAACCAACAATCTACAAATGACACTATTTACTTGTCACACATAGGTTTCAAAAAGGCACTATTAAAAATCAGCAATTGCAATAAGACAGAATTTACATTGGAAGATGATGTGATTCAATTGTCTGAAGTTGCAATTTTATCAATAAAAGGAATAGATATAATAAATAAAGTTAAAGAAAAAATACCATCAAATTATCCTGTTAACGCAACTGTAAATTCTATTTATTTTAACTACGAGGTTAAAAATGATAACGCTTTTCTAGCTTATTTTGACGGAGAATTAAATTTAAATATTCCGAATTACAATAAAAATAATAGCCTAGATGCTAGACTAATAAGCTTAAAATTGAATGTAAATAATTTGGATAAAATCAAAAACTTTTATTCTCCTTCTCCCAAAAGTATAATTGCATCTTTTTTTCCTTTAAACCTACCATTTATCAAAAACGAAAAGGATTATACATTTGAAGTCAATAAATTTACATCGGATAAAGAGACTTATTATAATGTTACTTTTATCCCCAAAAATTCACAAAAAAAATGGCAGTACCAAGGGAATTTTATTGTAGATTCAAAAACTTTTGCTATTACGGAGAGTAATTTTAATCTTGTAAAAAACGTCCAAAACAAAGATACTTCTATAAGTATTGGTCTTTCAAATAGTAAAACAGTTACTTCATCCAATTCAGAAGAGTATGTTGTTAAATATAAATTAGTTGGTAATTTATATTATAATAATTTTTTAAAATACGCGACTGATGTTAGTTTTTATGACTCAAAAATAGACAAGACACAAAATATTTTTATCCAATCGGTACTTTTGACTAACGGGTTTAATAGCAACCCTAAATCAGAAGAATTAAAAGCGGGTAAAAACTTCAATCTCTATAATTTGAAAACACAAAAAGCAGAAAATACTAAAAACAAGAATAGCTATCTGAATATCGACTGGGACAAAAAAATTAAAAAATTAAAAGAAGAAAACCCAGAGTTGAATGATTAA
- a CDS encoding YhcH/YjgK/YiaL family protein encodes MILDKIENYALYATITDRLAKGFEFIKNIDPNTIELGTYEIEDKAVFAVVQEYDTKEIKDCLLESHIKYIDIQYVLEGTELMGVATKKDQKVLEVDTEKDFIFYEAETPYIQLVPGMFTVFFPDDLHRPCVKDGAISRVKKVVVKVQV; translated from the coding sequence ATGATACTGGATAAAATTGAAAATTACGCTCTCTACGCTACCATTACGGATAGATTAGCCAAGGGTTTTGAATTTATAAAAAATATAGATCCCAATACCATAGAGCTTGGAACCTATGAAATTGAAGACAAAGCAGTCTTTGCAGTGGTGCAAGAGTACGATACCAAAGAAATCAAAGATTGTCTCTTGGAGAGTCACATCAAATACATAGATATTCAGTATGTATTAGAAGGAACCGAATTAATGGGGGTTGCCACCAAAAAAGATCAAAAAGTGTTGGAGGTAGACACCGAAAAAGATTTTATTTTTTATGAAGCAGAAACGCCATACATTCAATTGGTTCCGGGTATGTTTACGGTATTTTTTCCGGACGATTTACACCGTCCGTGTGTAAAAGACGGCGCCATCTCTAGAGTCAAAAAAGTAGTAGTGAAAGTACAGGTTTGA
- the sucD gene encoding succinate--CoA ligase subunit alpha: protein MSVLVNKDSKIIVQGFTGSEGTFHASQMIEYGTNVVGGVTPGKGGTTHLDRPVFNTVKDAVVNAGADTTIIFVPPAFAADAIMEAADAGIKVIIAITEGIPVADMIKANAYVKERNARLIGPNCPGIITPGEAKVGIMPGFVFKKGTVGIVSKSGTLTYEAADQVVKQGLGITTAIGIGGDPIIGTTTKEAVELLMNDPETECIVMIGEIGGQLEADAAKWIKEDGNRKPVVGFIAGVTAPAGRTMGHAGAIVGGADDTAEAKKQIMRDNGIHVVDSPAEIGKKVKEVLG, encoded by the coding sequence ATGAGTGTTTTAGTTAATAAAGATTCCAAAATAATTGTTCAAGGATTTACAGGAAGTGAAGGAACTTTCCATGCTTCTCAAATGATTGAGTACGGTACCAACGTTGTGGGTGGTGTAACTCCAGGAAAAGGAGGGACTACACACTTAGACCGTCCGGTTTTTAACACTGTAAAAGACGCTGTAGTAAACGCAGGAGCAGATACCACTATTATTTTTGTACCACCAGCTTTTGCTGCAGATGCAATTATGGAAGCTGCAGATGCAGGAATTAAAGTAATTATTGCAATTACAGAAGGAATTCCGGTTGCAGATATGATCAAAGCAAATGCTTACGTAAAAGAAAGAAACGCTAGATTAATCGGGCCAAACTGTCCTGGTATCATTACACCTGGAGAAGCTAAAGTAGGTATTATGCCAGGCTTTGTTTTCAAAAAAGGAACTGTAGGTATTGTTTCAAAATCAGGAACATTAACCTATGAAGCTGCAGACCAAGTAGTAAAGCAAGGATTAGGAATCACTACTGCCATTGGTATTGGTGGTGATCCAATTATTGGAACTACTACCAAAGAAGCTGTAGAGTTGTTAATGAACGATCCAGAAACAGAATGTATTGTTATGATTGGTGAAATTGGAGGACAATTAGAAGCCGATGCAGCAAAATGGATCAAAGAAGATGGTAACCGCAAACCAGTAGTAGGTTTTATTGCAGGAGTTACAGCACCAGCTGGACGTACTATGGGACATGCAGGAGCAATTGTAGGTGGAGCAGACGATACCGCTGAGGCTAAAAAACAAATTATGAGAGACAACGGAATTCACGTGGTTGACTCGCCAGCTGAAATTGGTAAAAAAGTAAAAGAAGTTTTAGGATAG
- a CDS encoding bifunctional UDP-3-O-[3-hydroxymyristoyl] N-acetylglucosamine deacetylase/3-hydroxyacyl-ACP dehydratase: MVKQKTIKTQISLTGVGLHTGKEVTITFKPAPINNGFTFVRVDLEGHPVVEADANYVVNTQRGTNLEKLGVKVQTPEHVLAALVGCDLDNVIIELNASELPIMDGSSKYFVAALENAGIEEQNAKRNVYVVKEVISYTDEASGSEILIMPSDTYSVTTMVDFGTKILGTQNANLKNISDFKTQIADSRTFSFLHELETLLDNGLIKGGDLNNAIVYVDKEISEATMENLKVAFGKEAINVKPNGILDNLTLHYPNEAARHKLLDVVGDLALIGTKIQGKVIANKPGHFVNTQFAKKMAKIIKIEQRNYVPVYDLNQEPLMDIHKIMAVLPHRPPFLLIDRIIEMSETHVVGMKNVTMNENFFVGHFPEAPVMPGVLIVEAMAQTGGILVLSTVPDPENYLTYFMKIDNVKFKHKVLPGDTLIFKCDLITPIRRGICHMQANAYANGKLVAEAELMAQIAKK, translated from the coding sequence ATGGTTAAACAGAAGACCATCAAGACACAAATCTCGTTAACTGGGGTTGGATTGCATACCGGTAAAGAAGTTACAATTACTTTTAAACCAGCTCCAATCAATAATGGTTTTACTTTTGTTAGAGTAGATTTAGAAGGGCACCCAGTAGTAGAGGCAGATGCCAATTATGTAGTTAATACACAAAGAGGTACCAACTTAGAAAAATTAGGCGTAAAGGTACAAACACCCGAACATGTTTTGGCGGCTTTAGTAGGCTGTGACCTAGACAACGTTATCATAGAATTAAATGCGTCCGAATTGCCAATTATGGACGGATCTTCTAAATATTTTGTGGCAGCACTTGAAAATGCTGGTATCGAAGAACAAAACGCAAAACGTAACGTATATGTAGTAAAAGAAGTAATTTCGTATACGGATGAAGCCTCTGGAAGTGAAATACTAATCATGCCAAGTGATACCTATTCTGTAACCACAATGGTAGATTTTGGCACCAAAATATTAGGTACTCAAAACGCAAACCTTAAAAATATTTCGGATTTTAAAACCCAAATAGCAGATTCTAGAACCTTTAGTTTTCTTCATGAGCTCGAAACCTTGTTGGATAACGGTTTGATCAAAGGCGGCGATTTAAACAACGCAATTGTTTATGTAGATAAAGAAATCTCCGAAGCTACCATGGAAAATCTAAAAGTAGCTTTTGGCAAAGAAGCTATTAATGTAAAACCAAATGGAATTCTAGACAACCTAACCTTGCATTATCCTAACGAAGCAGCAAGACATAAATTGCTAGATGTTGTAGGAGATTTAGCTTTGATAGGAACTAAAATTCAAGGAAAAGTCATTGCAAACAAACCAGGGCATTTTGTCAATACTCAGTTTGCCAAAAAAATGGCCAAAATCATTAAAATAGAACAACGTAATTATGTACCCGTTTATGACTTGAATCAAGAGCCATTAATGGATATTCATAAAATCATGGCCGTATTGCCACACCGACCACCATTTTTATTGATTGATCGAATTATCGAAATGTCTGAAACACACGTTGTGGGTATGAAAAACGTAACCATGAACGAAAATTTCTTTGTAGGTCATTTTCCCGAAGCACCCGTAATGCCAGGAGTTTTAATAGTAGAGGCAATGGCACAAACCGGAGGTATTTTAGTGTTAAGTACGGTGCCAGATCCAGAGAATTATTTGACATATTTTATGAAAATTGACAATGTTAAATTTAAGCATAAAGTATTGCCAGGAGATACCTTGATTTTTAAATGTGATTTAATTACCCCTATCCGAAGAGGAATTTGCCACATGCAAGCCAATGCGTATGCCAACGGAAAATTAGTTGCAGAAGCAGAATTAATGGCTCAAATAGCCAAAAAATAA
- the lpxD gene encoding UDP-3-O-(3-hydroxymyristoyl)glucosamine N-acyltransferase yields the protein MKFTAEQIAGILEGEVVGNPKAEVQELAKIEEGKEGSLTFLSNPKYNHYIYTTQATITIVNKSFVPDSKVNTTLIKVEDAYLSFSKLLEFYDQARGTKSGIEQPSVIAENAKYGKNLYLGSFSYIGSKVVIGDNVKIYPNCFVGDNVILGDNVTIFAGAKIYSETKIGNHCTIHSGAIIGSDGFGFAPSSDGSYKKIPQIGNVILEDNVDVGSCTTIDRATMGSTIIRKGVKLDNQIQIAHNVEIGENTVIAAQTGIAGSTKIGKNGMIGGQVGIVGHLTIGDNVRIQAQAGVVRNIKDNEILQGSPSFGYNDFSKSYVHFKNLPKIVNEIKELKKQTLNQKNGNNG from the coding sequence ATGAAATTTACAGCAGAACAAATAGCCGGGATTTTAGAAGGAGAAGTTGTTGGCAATCCCAAAGCTGAAGTGCAAGAATTGGCAAAAATTGAAGAAGGAAAAGAAGGTTCCCTAACATTTTTGTCGAATCCTAAATACAATCATTACATCTATACCACTCAGGCTACTATAACTATTGTAAATAAAAGCTTTGTACCTGATAGTAAGGTAAATACCACTTTGATAAAAGTAGAAGACGCATATTTATCCTTTTCAAAATTACTAGAATTTTACGATCAAGCCAGAGGTACCAAAAGCGGTATTGAGCAACCATCTGTAATAGCCGAAAATGCAAAATATGGAAAAAATTTGTACCTAGGAAGCTTTAGCTACATAGGATCTAAGGTAGTTATAGGAGATAATGTAAAGATATATCCCAATTGTTTTGTAGGAGATAATGTAATCCTTGGAGATAATGTCACTATTTTTGCTGGTGCCAAAATATATTCGGAAACCAAAATAGGCAACCATTGTACCATACATTCGGGAGCAATAATAGGATCAGACGGGTTTGGTTTTGCACCAAGTTCAGACGGGAGTTACAAAAAAATCCCACAAATAGGCAACGTTATTCTAGAAGACAACGTAGATGTTGGATCTTGCACCACAATAGATCGTGCCACAATGGGATCTACAATTATACGCAAAGGCGTAAAGCTAGACAATCAAATTCAAATAGCTCATAATGTAGAAATAGGCGAAAATACCGTTATTGCCGCCCAAACCGGGATTGCTGGTTCTACCAAAATAGGCAAAAACGGCATGATTGGCGGACAAGTAGGTATCGTAGGGCATTTGACCATTGGAGATAATGTACGCATACAAGCCCAGGCAGGTGTGGTTAGAAATATAAAAGACAATGAAATTTTACAAGGAAGTCCTTCCTTTGGCTACAATGATTTTAGCAAATCATACGTCCATTTTAAGAACTTGCCCAAAATTGTAAACGAAATAAAAGAGTTAAAAAAACAAACATTAAACCAAAAAAATGGAAACAATGGTTAA
- the lpxA gene encoding acyl-ACP--UDP-N-acetylglucosamine O-acyltransferase produces the protein MNQPLAYVHPGAKIAKNVVIEPFTTIHNNVVIGDGTWIGSNVTIMEGARIGKNCNIFPGAVISAVPQDLKFGGEDSLAIIGDNCTIRECVTINRGTIASGQTLVGNNCLIMAAAHIAHDCHVGNNAIIVNGVLLGGHVTIGNHAVIGGLAAIHQFISVGDHAMVSGGSLVRKDVPPFTKAAKEPLSYVGINSVGLRRRGFTSEKIKEIQEIYRILYQKNYNVTQALGIIEAEMEATPERDEIIDFIRNSSRGVMKGYTGNY, from the coding sequence ATGAATCAACCATTAGCATATGTTCATCCTGGCGCAAAAATCGCCAAAAATGTAGTTATAGAACCATTTACCACCATACATAACAACGTAGTTATTGGTGATGGTACCTGGATTGGTTCTAACGTGACCATCATGGAAGGCGCAAGAATTGGTAAGAATTGTAATATATTTCCAGGTGCCGTAATCTCCGCAGTACCTCAGGATTTAAAATTTGGCGGAGAAGACTCTTTGGCCATCATAGGAGATAATTGCACCATAAGAGAATGCGTAACCATCAATAGAGGCACAATTGCATCCGGACAAACCTTAGTAGGAAACAATTGCTTAATTATGGCAGCGGCGCATATAGCCCACGACTGTCATGTTGGTAACAATGCTATTATTGTAAACGGAGTACTCTTAGGCGGGCACGTAACAATAGGGAACCATGCAGTAATAGGAGGATTAGCAGCAATACACCAATTTATTAGTGTTGGGGATCACGCCATGGTATCCGGTGGATCCTTAGTACGAAAAGACGTACCACCATTTACCAAGGCAGCAAAAGAACCCTTGTCTTATGTAGGGATCAACTCTGTAGGTTTACGAAGACGAGGGTTTACTTCTGAGAAAATAAAAGAAATTCAAGAAATATACCGAATTTTATACCAAAAAAACTACAATGTAACCCAGGCCTTAGGTATTATAGAAGCCGAAATGGAAGCTACTCCAGAGCGAGATGAAATTATAGATTTTATACGAAACTCCTCTCGCGGAGTCATGAAAGGCTATACCGGCAACTATTAA
- a CDS encoding UDP-3-O-(3-hydroxymyristoyl)glucosamine N-acyltransferase has protein sequence MKFPKPHFLNQIADLIGCAYVGDANFSVTGMNEIHVVEKGDIIFVDHPKYYDKALQSAASVILINKEVACPEGKALLVSEDPFRDFNILTKHFRPFQASNVAIAATATIGEGTVIQPNVFIGNHVQIGKNCLLHANVSLYDHTVIGDNVIIHSGSILGADAFYYKKRATGYDPLLSAGRVVVKNNVGIGALCTIDKGVTGDTTIGEGTKLDNQVHVGHDTVIGKNCLIASQTGIAGCVVIEDEVTIWGQVGTTSGITIGAKAVILGQTGVTKSVEGGKSYFGTPIEESREKLKQLANIKKIPEILTKLK, from the coding sequence ATGAAATTTCCAAAACCCCATTTTTTAAACCAAATTGCAGACTTAATTGGTTGTGCGTATGTTGGTGATGCTAATTTTTCTGTAACCGGGATGAACGAAATTCATGTGGTTGAAAAAGGAGATATTATCTTTGTAGACCATCCAAAATATTACGACAAAGCATTACAGTCTGCCGCTAGTGTTATTTTAATTAATAAAGAAGTTGCCTGTCCAGAAGGAAAAGCATTGTTGGTATCGGAGGATCCATTTAGAGATTTTAATATATTGACCAAACATTTTAGACCCTTTCAAGCCTCTAATGTTGCTATTGCTGCAACAGCTACCATAGGCGAAGGAACCGTGATACAGCCCAACGTATTTATAGGCAACCACGTTCAGATAGGAAAAAATTGTTTACTACACGCCAATGTGTCTCTTTATGATCATACCGTAATAGGAGATAATGTGATTATCCATTCGGGATCTATATTAGGAGCAGATGCTTTTTATTATAAAAAAAGAGCTACGGGTTATGATCCGTTACTTTCAGCAGGACGCGTTGTGGTTAAGAATAATGTAGGTATAGGAGCGCTTTGTACCATTGATAAAGGAGTGACGGGAGACACCACAATTGGTGAAGGAACCAAACTAGACAACCAAGTGCATGTTGGGCATGATACCGTAATAGGAAAAAATTGTTTGATAGCCTCACAAACAGGCATTGCAGGTTGTGTTGTTATAGAAGATGAAGTTACCATTTGGGGGCAAGTAGGTACCACAAGCGGTATCACAATAGGTGCCAAAGCCGTGATTTTAGGACAAACTGGAGTAACCAAATCCGTAGAAGGAGGCAAGTCTTATTTTGGTACACCAATTGAAGAATCTAGAGAAAAGCTCAAACAATTAGCCAATATTAAGAAAATACCAGAAATTCTAACCAAATTAAAGTAA
- a CDS encoding thiol-activated cytolysin family protein, whose amino-acid sequence MKNNLTKLMGCLFAVAAVSCSDSGDATPEVKSTASLDKVAFTAKPTTTLSSAKTGLTKLNTTTGKIEFEYAVKLEESKAINPTLIFDSSQSNDIIYPGSILRGSSFMNGKYDPLVLSTPFNDVTLSVELKDYDFPGSVVASPTLSSIRGQLNSFLFKNIDAYDPKAVPAEYIYQSDSIYSSNTFHKSLNVHVEANALAGMVSANFNYSGSNTSTNSKKYVMVKVYQKFYNASIDPKYVSTWINGDIKASECGTHEPLYISSVDYGRIAYLLIETDLSTSEITKMVNAAVGVKFLSWSASADVNYSESFKKLWGSNSIKIKVLGGPSGIVTSYNAFMTFLTAPSTQQLVDTSVPISYKVRRLLDNTQVDVVGRFEKEFKVYKE is encoded by the coding sequence ATGAAAAACAATTTAACCAAATTAATGGGTTGCCTCTTTGCGGTTGCAGCAGTGAGCTGTAGTGATTCAGGAGATGCTACTCCAGAGGTAAAATCTACTGCTAGTTTAGATAAAGTAGCATTTACAGCAAAACCTACCACTACCTTATCTTCGGCCAAAACAGGCTTGACCAAGCTCAATACCACCACCGGAAAAATTGAATTTGAATATGCCGTTAAGCTAGAAGAGTCTAAAGCAATCAATCCAACTTTGATTTTTGACTCGTCTCAATCTAATGATATTATATATCCAGGAAGTATTTTGAGAGGCTCCTCTTTTATGAATGGCAAATACGATCCCTTAGTACTCAGTACTCCTTTTAACGATGTTACACTGTCTGTAGAGTTAAAGGATTATGATTTTCCTGGATCAGTAGTGGCATCTCCCACGCTAAGTAGTATCAGAGGTCAATTGAATAGTTTTTTATTTAAAAATATAGACGCTTATGATCCCAAAGCGGTACCAGCAGAATATATCTATCAAAGTGATTCTATTTATTCTAGCAATACCTTTCATAAATCGCTGAATGTGCATGTAGAGGCCAATGCTTTGGCAGGTATGGTGAGTGCTAATTTTAACTATTCGGGTTCTAACACCTCTACGAACTCCAAAAAATATGTAATGGTAAAGGTGTATCAAAAATTTTATAACGCCTCTATTGATCCCAAATATGTAAGTACTTGGATCAACGGAGATATCAAAGCATCGGAGTGTGGCACGCACGAACCATTATATATCAGCAGTGTAGATTATGGGCGTATTGCTTATTTACTGATAGAAACGGATCTAAGCACTAGCGAAATTACCAAAATGGTAAATGCTGCAGTTGGCGTAAAGTTTTTGAGCTGGAGCGCATCTGCAGACGTGAATTATAGTGAGTCCTTTAAAAAACTATGGGGTTCTAACAGTATAAAAATTAAAGTGTTGGGTGGCCCAAGTGGCATAGTGACTAGTTATAATGCATTTATGACGTTCTTGACGGCTCCGAGCACACAGCAACTTGTGGATACTTCTGTGCCTATTTCGTATAAAGTACGAAGATTGCTAGACAACACCCAAGTGGATGTAGTTGGTAGATTCGAAAAAGAGTTTAAAGTTTATAAAGAATAA
- a CDS encoding HD domain-containing protein, with protein MSQINKLKIFNDPIYGFISIPNALIYDLIQHPYFQRLRRISQMGLSYLVYPGANHTRFHHALGCMHLMQKAVDVLRFKGVIISTEEENALYIAILLHDIGHGPFSHAMEKSIVEDVNHEQISLLFMNELNEQFNGQLALAIQVFKGEYHRLFMLQLISSQLDMDRMDYLKRDSFYSGVAEGNVNSERLIQMMNVEKDVLVIEEKGIYSVEEFLMSRRLMYWQAYLHKTSLVAELILTKILKRAKELTLKGTILPCSAALQFFLQNKITLNHFDANTLDLFARLDDFDIISALKAWQYEPDFILSALSKMIIHRDLLKIKMANDKTDLEDLQPLKEQFAAKNKISLQEASYFVFKGKIKNQAYSKEAEPIRILKKDRTVEDVIESSNQLNLKSLSKAVTKYYICFPKQLI; from the coding sequence GTGAGTCAAATCAATAAACTAAAAATATTTAATGATCCCATATACGGGTTCATCAGCATACCAAATGCCTTAATTTATGATTTAATACAACATCCTTATTTTCAGAGGTTAAGGCGTATTTCGCAAATGGGATTGTCTTATTTAGTCTATCCCGGAGCCAATCATACCCGTTTTCATCATGCCTTAGGATGCATGCATTTGATGCAAAAAGCAGTAGATGTGTTGCGATTTAAGGGAGTTATAATCTCCACAGAAGAAGAAAACGCCCTTTATATTGCCATTTTATTGCACGATATAGGCCATGGCCCTTTTTCCCATGCCATGGAAAAAAGCATTGTCGAAGACGTAAACCACGAGCAAATATCTTTGCTTTTTATGAACGAATTGAATGAGCAATTTAACGGGCAGCTTGCTCTAGCAATTCAGGTTTTTAAAGGAGAATACCATAGGTTGTTTATGTTGCAACTCATATCGAGTCAATTGGATATGGACAGAATGGATTATTTAAAACGCGATAGTTTTTATTCTGGAGTAGCAGAAGGCAATGTAAACTCAGAACGATTAATCCAGATGATGAACGTAGAGAAAGACGTTCTGGTTATTGAAGAAAAAGGCATATACTCCGTAGAGGAGTTTTTAATGTCCCGAAGATTGATGTACTGGCAGGCTTATTTGCACAAAACCAGTTTAGTTGCAGAATTAATTTTGACAAAAATCTTAAAACGAGCTAAAGAACTCACCTTAAAAGGAACTATTTTGCCATGCAGTGCTGCACTGCAGTTTTTTTTGCAAAATAAAATTACCTTAAATCATTTTGACGCCAACACACTAGATTTGTTTGCAAGATTAGATGATTTTGATATCATAAGCGCCCTAAAGGCATGGCAGTATGAGCCAGATTTTATTTTATCTGCTTTAAGTAAAATGATAATTCACAGAGATTTATTAAAAATAAAAATGGCCAATGACAAAACAGATTTAGAAGATTTACAACCCCTAAAGGAGCAATTTGCAGCCAAAAATAAAATCAGTTTGCAAGAAGCTTCTTATTTTGTTTTTAAAGGAAAAATTAAAAATCAGGCCTACAGCAAAGAAGCAGAACCCATTAGAATTTTAAAGAAAGACAGAACCGTAGAGGATGTAATTGAGTCATCAAACCAGCTAAATTTAAAATCCTTGTCAAAAGCGGTAACTAAGTATTATATTTGTTTCCCAAAACAACTGATATAA